The genomic DNA TTTCCCACATGcttatttctttttgaaataCATGTGTGATGGAACAAATTGCTGGGGAACTTTAGCTCCTCTACCACCACAGGGTGATACATTATCTAATGTCATGGAATGTAATGTCTGTGggaaattgaagagagatgatGACGACTTGAATGTTGATGATAAAGGGCAAAGTGGAGAAGTTCACATGGAGGACTGAGCAGTTAGGATGCAACTTTTGTGAGTCTTTCTGCATTCCTCTAAATGTTTtaggttaattttattttttaactcatTAATTCCCATTGCATCATATTTCTGCCACTCCTATAACTTTGCATTGGCCTGCCGACATAACTGTTTGGGTTATTATTGTGATGCATACACATGTATATAATTTCATAATTCAGCAAGCTCTTCTTGTTGCTAGCGCATCTGTTTGAATATTTGTCACCATTTCCCTATGGCATGGGTGTATCACATGTATAACAAACTATAAGGTCATCGAAATTTCACCAAACAATGACTATAGCTGATCTGCTTATTACTATAGTGAGTTCATCAATGTAGAGGATTTAAATAACTTTTTGCAATAGAGAGGATTTAAATCCTAAACTTTGtgaaaacattttctattttcatttcttaaaattgtgtgcattttttgaagaaacactAGACTTTTGAAGTGAACAATTGTGTACATTTTTTGGAACTATTACAGATGTAGAACTCGTTTTAGGAGATTGGAACATGTTTTTATCACAATTCCTTCTGGTTTGACcttatatttcttttaatgaTTTTAACAAAAGTTTCTGTTAACCCATTAGTGTTTGGGTCTCAGTTCAGGTCATGTCTTAAGGGAAAGATAATGCATGAtgcttaattatttaataatcaTAACAAGGGAAGAAATGAAGAGTAGGAAGAAAAGAATTGGAATACATGCCATGccataaaagaaaagaaaatgtaacCCCTGTGCTGAATGGTTTGCTCATTGAGTTTCAGTAATCAATTCAAATGCGaagttttcatattttttcccTCCTTTCATGACCCCCTTTCATAGCCTATGTTTGGAGCAGCCAGCATTGATTCTCGAGgtgtaaatttgattttgacatgtttggttgctcttgagtagaattgattctaacttgaatGTAGAATTTATAGTTTTTGAGTCTAAACGTGATTTGTACACTAAAGTTCGTTATTCAACTCACTATTATGTAAACGTATccatatataaatcaattttacaaaatcaatttttgtcatgTAGAACCAAACATGCACGTAATATTTAGAATTTCAAAATGTCTTGCCAAACTTTCAATTTCTTCTTTATTGTTACTGATGACCTCAATACTCTTTGAATTTTATCAGTGTTCCATTACTTGTATGGCTCGCCCTTTTCTCTAATTGGATTATGGGGTTATTTGCAGCATTGATGTATTGTACGCGTTGTTGCATGTAGATGGAGGGAATTCTTCCAGGATTTTCTGCATATTATACTAAATTCAAGCAGAGACAAATGCTCAAAGCTCAGGAatcaaatgatacttttacttatgtttgttttttttattttaagagttcAATGTTATGTTTTATGCTCAGGTTTGTTGCTTTATTCCAAATTCTGCTGTAAAATTTTGCCTGCAAAATATTATGATCTCAGTTTTGAAATATACTTTTGTTTGGATAATGACAATAGTCTCTTGCTTGAGAGTTGAGACAATGTTCTgcagtattattttttttcttgtaatttaaataaattaagtttatttgtcaaaacaatggcaaaataatttaatataactATATTAAGTCAACAAGGATCGGTACCTTCCCTTTGCACCAACTGTAATTTGGGTGTGTTTTTACCATCCTCATATTGGTAGACTATACTTAAATTTCATCTTAAATTCTTGCAAAGGCTGATGTTTTTATCCTACCTTACATGTGCTGTGTCTcctttttttcataaataaaaaaaggtactactgttttaatttcaaaaaataaaggtGGATAAATgagatattttaatttcaaaacataaaCGATGTGAATAAATGGACACTTGCATATCTTTGGTAAAGTTTAAAGAATATGTTCTTTTCCTTTTAGATTTTtataattcttatttttttaacattcaaAAATTGCTTTCTTTAATTCTATAGTTATAGTGCACAAATTAGACAAATCTTGCACCATGAataagtttgtttccaccaataAAATTACATGTGCATATTAGACAAAGTCTctaataaaaatcaatattgTTTAGACTTTGGAGACTTGAAATAATTGTGTACGATCGATTGAAGCTTAATGAAGCTCAAAGGAAAAGTTTTATGGTTTCGTTTTGACAGAGAAAGTATGTGAAACATTCTTTCCCCGTATGTTTTCATAAGAACCTGGTGGGAAATCAACATTTATAACAAGGACAATCTACCAACTCTTACCAACTTACACTTAAATTCAAATTCCCCGTTTGATAGATGGCTTAATTGAATTTCCAAAGAAAAATATCCATTTTGCATTAATACAAAGCAACTTACCAGATAAAAAATAGCAATgctttaatgataccaaatctttaaaatatttaattctgGGATCAATGTATATCTCTATGTCACACTATTCATATATTGACCCATAATTTCTATCATCATATTAGGTCAAAAACTTtgtgaaagaaaattaaattgagATGTACATGCATTCATTAATCTAAAGGAGTTATTCTaaaaagaaaaggttaaaaACATAAGATGTTGAGTACTTTATTCATGAGTCCTAGCATGTTGATTACCTTTTTAGGTTATTTTTAAAAGGGACTCCTTAGGGTTTCTAGTGTAGTGTGTCTTTTTTTGGTGCATGatatcaattaatgtttttttaatgaaaatgagatataaaataaattattgtaagCAGTTAAAATTTGATTCCACGTTTTGAATTCAATTAGCATAATCTCCCAACCCCATCATGCCTGCCTGCATTGAAGCATTAAATTTTTTCAACATCATAATTGTTTGCCTGTTTTATCTAAGTACTTATAAAATTTTGCTGTGAATGTAAATAGAAATTTCGTTTTTGAAACTTATAAGAATTCAAATTTGCACTATATCATTTATTCTCTAGTCAACAAGTGTACATACACGTTAAAAACGCACATTCTTCCAATAATATCTTTttcattaagaaaaaataattaatttatgaagTGATAGTTCAGTGGTAGTAGAAGCATCATTTGTTTATGAAGTGATAACGTAGTGATAGAAGTTTATTCTCTTAGTATCAAGAGGTATAAAGTTCAAATCTTCATATCCATCGgtgtcattttaattaataaaagatttccattcttcattttttttaaagtaacagaAAATAAGTCCACACAAATAATTTTGACCTTTTGCTTGATGATGCTAACTATGATTTGTGTTAGAATCTAGATTTGATTTGTTAGATAATAAGTAAATTGCATTTAAATCATTGATGATGTTGGTAATTTTATGTGATTTGCGTGGCTGTCTCTCCCTTATTCTacttaattttattcaaaaaaataatagtatataCTAATACTATGGTGAACAGAAAGACTGTtaaaattcaatcaattttgACACAAAGAACCATACAGATTTAGACATAGGGTGGCGTTAGATTGTGAGTGCAACAATCAATTTCCACACAAACTACAATGCCTGTTTGTGAGTAACACAATTCCacacaaacaattaaaacaattcAAACATCAAGGATCAAAAAGATGGTCCCTAAGACCAAAACCCATGATTTattccatcttcttcttctactcATCTTTTGACATGGCATGGCCCCTCATCAGCATGCCATCTTAGTGGGACCATTTTCTTGTATTACACACACCCACCATGAAGATTTTTCCATGTGGTGGAAAATATATTAACTTATATGACCCCCACCAATGAGTGAGAAAAAATTTGCaagataaataacaaatattatattCCATAATAGATGACACATTTCTTcgtgttataaatattaaagaaataatataaatgagataaatataataataattttaataaattattccctaaaaaatatagtcttaataattgtatgattggATTGATAGTTCGGCTAAACCACATCGACAATGTGATTTTGTTAACAATTTTAAGTATATCTTTTGCTAAAATTACGATGACTCGCTACACCTCAAATCTAGATAAatggaaaatattaaattgagaGGAATCAACATAGTATAAAATAATGCGACGTTCATTGgagtaaaataaaacaaaaaagaaaagcaaggtGAAGGTCCCATAAGAGAAGCAGTTGGTAACCATACAGTATACACCATACAAAAGGTCCATGTCAAtgtagaaggaaaaaaaacacaaaagaaaaagctGAAATTTGAATTATGTCTCTTTTTTCACACACCTAATGTATTGCTTTTTCATTTAAGACCAGAAACACAATATGATAACCATGGCAATTATTTAGTCCCCCACATATGTAaccaaatgaaataaatttaaaaaataaaattaaagtagaTACTAAATTTTCAGAATCCCAAGAAACATTCACTTTTATATATCCTAATCTTTGGCCTGGCATTGACTGACTCCAACTATACTAAACTCATTCAAGTTTCCATAtgctttttctattttcttccaTAACTTGTACATAAATAGACCCCTCCTCATCATTTTTTGTCACACACACTGTACACACAAAATGAATGATCTTCATTCCCTAGCTTATACTAATAGCCTCACCTATGGTTCTTCCCTAGGTTGGGATTATCACAATCTTGGACTGCTCAATTCAGACAATATGTCTTTAAGTACTatacttttctttctctttataTATTTCATTAAGTACACAATTTTAAATGTAGTAGTATATAGTTTTGTAAATGTAAtgattaatgttgatattgaaGTATATGATATGGCAGTTATGGATGCAAGTGCAGCTTCATTTTCAACTCAAGAATCTGATTTCTCAACTGGTTATCTAGAAGATGCTTTGGTTGAGTTTGGTGAAAGTTCCAAACGTAGACGCTTGCTTACTGACGATGAACAAAGCAAGAATACTATTTCCATTGATGATTTTGACAaggtatatatatttcattttaggtTTGAAATTCTTGTTGTTCTTGGAAATGAGACTGATTTtgttatatgtaactatatagTTCTGGAATTTCAACCCTGTATGGCACCAACCAGTGGAGAATTTCTACTGCATGGATCAGATAGAAAGGATTTGTGGATTTTCAGGTATTTTTCTCACATGCATTATTCATTAAGATATACTATATGACATGATGATCATTTTGGTTCAAAAGGTTGTTATTGCAATTCAAACATAAAAGTTACTGTTTcttttgtaattaattaattgattcaGAATAATTGAAAAAGGATCCCaaagaaatcaaaagaaaagaataaaggaaaaataattaatgtctCATactctttcttattttattattattattattatcatcattattattactattattttaatttactaatTGGTATATGATGATATAATTTAGATGAACATAATAGCACATTGAGGAGTAGAATCATTGAGCAACCAAACATTCTTCTAGAAGACACTAAAACAACAGAAGAGACAATATCAGCATCTGAATCTCCAAATTCCTCCTCATCTTCATACAAAGAATTATTACCATTAACAATATCCAAAACCAGTAGAGACACCCCACACGGTATACTTTTATATACTCTCTCTTacatatgattttaaattgcaTGCAGTTACGCTGCAAACTTTTATATTACAGTTAAATACAGAAAAATGCGGCCGATGCAGCTATAATTGCGGTTACAATGCTTCTACAAAGACTTCTACAACTATAACATTGTGACCGCAATTGCAGTTGCAGACCGCaatataaaactataaatatatcatatgattaattatttaaattattgaaaacaGTAAGTCGTACAAGTGATGAGGTGATGAGAAAAAAGGTGGTGGTAAGGACAACAAGAGTGGTATATCCATTTGCATTAGTGAAGCCAGGAGGAGAAGAAGGTGATGTGACATTGAATGACATAAATGAAAGGATCTTAATGCCTCCAACAAGGCCAGTAAGGCATCCAGTTGGTGACTTTGCATGTCGGCCATGCGTATCTGCACAAGGTCCAGGCCTTTCAGGCAAAGCAGTGGTGGCCCTTACTAGAATCCACACTCAAGGAAGAAGAGGCACCATCACTATTATCAGAACCAAAGGCTAATTGCTATAATGTCACCATCTATGAAGTACGGATacggacaccagacacgacacagacacgccgacactgctaataatttgagaaaatgacataatatagtgtaattatatgtgtcggtgttgtGTCAGTGTCGAACATGACAtgtgtccgacaccgggacaTGGCTAATCGTGCTTCATAGGTCACAATTCACAGTGATGAATTTTGTTATCATGCATGTTATGGCTAATTAGCTTTTACTACTTGTATTCTAGCAGCTTTTATGGCCTGATTTGCTTTGTTTTCATGTCCTGCTAAATTGTAAAGATCGAAAGCGATGTGTAATATTTTTGTATTCTATCTCTATATACATGACACCATGTGTATAAAATATAGTTTCAATCTTGGTCACCTTCAATCTTATGTATATATGTTTGTTAAATTAAAGCTGTACTCTTATCAAACATGCATGGACAATTATTTGAGCTCAACcgattattttcaaattttgtctatctaggaaatagaaattttataaagtaacatatatattggaaacaaataataaaaatgaacacAAGATAGCACAATGGAATTTAGCTTTTCAGCCACTATTTGGGACTTTGATAAAGACAGAACCAGAATAGGTGGCATTTGGTGACATTTTTCTGCACATTGATCACTTTATTCTTGGTGTTGGAAGGTAATATGTGTCACGCTACAGCTACTATAgtacattatattatattatatggttAAATTAAAGTAAGGTTGAGATTTCAAATGCATTCACATCTTAATTACATCAGgtgaaatatttaaaattggATTTGCCAAATATAACATATAAGCACTTATCAATTTAATCTGAAAATCATATATACTACTAATGAACACTTAAAAAAGTTTAGTGTCACACTAACAAAATGCCAAATACAAGGAACAAGAATATATGATTGCTGAACATAGAAGCAAgtattctttctcttttctcttttttttttttcctttcttttttctttttctctttattgaTTAGATAATACTACTTTTATAATAAAGACAGAAGAGATTATAATGCGCAGACCTATACTTAATTACCAACTTCAAAGATTTTAATTTGACTTTTTGTTATATAAAGACAACTTATAGCTGCCACAAGACTTTTACCTTTTCTTAATTAAGAATTGAAGTTAAAACTTAAATTTAACACCATGTATAACTAATCTTTCTTATTTTAGCTAAATTATATAATGTGCTACACTATAATCAAATGTTAGTTagtaaaaaatattgacataGATTCTCACAGTATATCTAGTACACACTAGAGATCATCAACATATGACAAATTAAGAGAATAGTCTCTCTATTGAATCTAGTAAACTGATACTTCAATCATTTGTGGTcacataatattttatcatttatatgtAGTGGTTTACCACAAAAGcaccaaattaaaattttcttcatgCCTAGTTTTGTTTTGATATGTTGTGGCATTTTCCACACAGGTCAAAcactaattaaaattttaaacattGCAGATTGCAGAGTATCTAAAACGGGCCCCATGAAAGaataattgaattattagtactaatttctaaatcaaatttaTATATGTACTCACAATCTCTGCATGCTGTGTGTAGATCCACCACAAAATATAGTatgatttaatatttattcttttggtAGTGTTTTGGTGCTGCAAAATCAGATTAATTTGATTGGCATATACAAATAATTAGTGGTACCCCCCAATTGAAAGGAACAATGTCATAGCTGTACGGCAAAAGTATTCTCACTCCACATCTAATCAGACCTTTATATGTATTTGGCGGGGATCTATTATGTatggtttttatttatttatttatatgatattatgatattattatgtatgGTTTTGTCTCCTATAGCAACCATATATTGTCATTATTTAGATGAAAAAAGTTGACTTAACTTTTTcccttttatattttcttcttggACCATCTTTGTTTAAGCAATTTCTTGGACCGTTTGTCGTGTGAATTTTATATATGTCtttataatcatcatcacagtTTGAATGTAGTGTGAACTAGCTAGctagataaatatatttttcagtGATGATTGGAAAATTTAGCATTGTGTAGTTGAAACTCGCAATTAAAtgactagaaaaataaaaatataaacgaTGAAATGAATCATTTGCTTGGATTATCGCATGGTAAAAGAATGATAtagactttttattttattttattttatatacatattttaaattgaatgtaatttttaaaattatttagaaAAAACTAGTAATTATTACTACATActataagaaagaaaaatagaaaagattGAATAAGCTTTTGTACGTTTCTCTTGAAATTTAAAAGtcttgtaagtttttttttttgtagaaaaaagtcTTCTAAGTTATGATGATGTTGTAATGTAATCACTTTCCTGGATCAACCATCAAACTCATTGGTGGACAAAAAGTGAGGATTCATTCGTTTGACAACTGCAGCTTTTCTTGGATTTGGAGTCAAACATTGCAAACCAACCAAGAATTCGTGTTCAATTTAACAcatcaatgattttcactcacacACTACAGTCATGCAATGTCTGTGAAACACATTATATGTTCCTATAAAGAATGTACGAAAAATGAAAAGTATTGTGTATTTGGAGTCAAAGATGGCAAACCAACCAAgaatttatttaccaaaaaaaaaaaaaacacaataattttGAGTACATGTAAAAGATATAGTTAGAGGAGATATGGAAGGCTTTGTGTAATGGGGATGAGCCACACAACAAGGTTTACACCCAAGTAATTCAGCTTATTTAAGAATCATACATAGTATGCATTGATTGTAGAGAAAATTGCAGAacaaagttttcttttttcaagttGTTTAGTGTCTATAAATTCACATTTACAATGTCAATAAGTGGGGTGTTAAGGGTTCAACCTAGAacctttgcatatattatacaatgtctGTGAGTGGTGTGTATAAAGAGTAATCCATACGATTGCTCCATAACTTTATAGGACACTTGCAAATAAATCTTTAActctaaatattttaaaaagatttaTAACTCTATTAACAGAgttgatatattgatttggTTTTTAAGTTTATCAAATTACTATCAATTTAGTCGCTgttatattctttaaaaattattatgagTAAAATTTGTAGAgatatttctttaaatttttgtaaagttagtgaatttttttttaaggaagttagTGACCTATTTGAGCGTTACAAAGTCACAAACTAATCTAATAGTTTATTCatgcataaaataaaacaaaggaaataaagtcttcaaaacaaaacaaaacaaaaataaataaattgttgaagaaaaatccaaaatatgCGTGAGAAATGAGAGAATACGATCTtatgctttttctttttcagaacCTTTGCGTTTGCGGTGGAAAATGGTTTCATtcacttttgattttgataatgGTCTCCAGAATTAAACCCCAAAAGAAATTCTtagtaaaataaacaaaaatctaTAAGTGACGTGTGAAACGTCTTACATGGACGTCACTCacagaaagaagaaaattgagagttttaaatttcattttgttatttctttATTAAAGTCAAAGGTTTAGGACTTGGGTGTGTTTtggtcccaaaaaaaaataaggacgTATGCATGTTGACCAATGAAGCGCAatacatgatatgatatgatatgatacgaTACGATACATTATCGATACGTTGATAacggaaaattttaaaattcaagatacGATGCGGTCGGGatgttttaataaataaaaaaattaaatgtaaactATAGATTAAAActcaaaagcaataaaaaaaaaatgcgtaAAATCTAGACTAAACAGACATAGAACAACAATAAAGCACACCAATAAAATTGTCTTCACACAATAATCAGCGATAACAACATTCTCAAACAAGCAAACGGACAACAAACAGACGgcataaaacaacataaatataaatataagtaatattgataataaataaagtatcaattagtcaattacatatgaTATATCCCAAAACGAGAACATCATCacttagtcaattacatatatcccaaaaataacataaacatcacgtATCTGCGCGTATCGATTTTTCACCGCCTATCCCTTGTGCATCCAGATCTATCTGAAAAGTATCAgacaattgttttttaaaaaatataatttaatctcCGGATGCTCTCTTAATTTGTATTGGGCAGATATCGGTGCATGATACGCATCAGATATCGATacatcatccattttgaagtatatgGGCTTCAGAGATGTTGACCCTTTCTTTTTAGGCTCCATCGGTAGGGatgggaataggtcaggccggcctacaggggcctacggcctAGCTTACGACAGGCCAtgcttttttcttaaatagagaagGCCTAGGCTTTTTTAGAAGTCTATTTAGCTTAATAGaccaggccggcctacagggccTACGACCTCGCCTACGCCAGGccagatttttttcttaaatagagaagGCCACATGCGTATTTAAGAAAGgtttttttgcatatttaaatgtattaagCTTATTAGTCTATTTAAAAGTctatttaaatgtattaaacTAAATAGAGAAGGTCAGGccagatttttttcttaaataggtTAGTGGcatatttcaattctagtttATAGGGAATAAAAGAAGCTTTATACTAATAAGCTAAATAAGCTTATTAGTATAAATTAattgtttgcatatttaaatgtattactataaactagaattgaaatatgatagaATATATAGTCAAATTTTCTAAAAACTAATGTTAATTATCAAAATAGAGTTTATAATTGATGTATTAGTTCGCTAGTCTATTTACACTTAGATCACATTGTTGatttaaagatgttcatatgaaataggcttttaaacaGACTAGCAGGTCGTATCAGACTTTCAGAAGGCCAAACTTAGGCCTAAAAAGTAAGCCTATGACAGGCCGCAGGTCAGACTTAGGCCTTCAAAAAAATTGgcaggccaggctcaggccttaCAAAGCCTAGCTTGGCCTAGCCTATTCTCATCCCTATCCATCGGTGTAGGGGTGTAAGTGGGTTGATTCGGGTTGGATTTGGCCAAACCCAAGACCCGAACCATATAGGGTACTCCGGTTTGGGTTAGGTAAAATATCCACCCGTTAAATTAAAGGATGGGTTTGGGCAAACCCACTAATTTTCGGTTTGGGTTATCCAAaaaattttttgttaatatgaaATGACTAAACGACGAgtccttgtatttttttcataaaattttttcaactttttattttcttaaaataattatgtaacatattttcactatattttagcatcataaaataataaattttaatattaaataaaaaatttgatcattgaatacttgaaataaattaaagttggaTGACGTTAAATTGCTTTAGCATCAAAGTAACTATAAATTGCAACATCATAATTTgaaactctaattttttttttattttcaatataggCCCCGTTTGGTTTGGGCTTATTTtgagtttatgaaaaataacttatgtaaacaaataagttttttttttaatttataagctctcactaacaaaaattgtatcttcataaactgttttttcataaactactttaagaaattataaataatacataaaaacttatttatttacataagctattttatataagctctaaaataagctaatccaaacggACCCATAGAGGATgtgttttgtcaattttaaaaattaaactaaatttatgatcaaaacatttgttattcttcttcctccctatgaaaatgaaattaaaatttgaaaattattgggTAAGTTGGTTtattgggtatgggttcggttTTACCTAAAACCCattatttttatgggtttttcattttttaaaaccatatccACCCAATCACCCAACCCAACCcacttttttgggtttttttaggTGGGTTTGACGGGGTTTTTGGGTTTACCCAACCCATGTACACCCCTACATCGGTGTGTCTTAAatctttcaaaattttgtttttaccctacatatactccatccgttttaaaataattgtctttatgatatatatttttgtctcaataaatgttattttagaaGACCAATATAACATTTGTTTTTTACCGctattaatgatggtgggatccACGGTTAAAACCAAGGGCCATTGTGcaccaaaacaaaatccaaTAATCACCGAAGCAAAATAGAGACCATTTTGCACATCAAAGGCTACAATAATTAAGTGACTGACAAAGGATAAAGTCAAAACTAAACAATGAGAACATGAGTGGTCTTGGAACATTGTACTTTGTTGAAACATGGTCTGAAACAAAACGTGAAAAAACTTTTCCTAGGTATTTCCAAATACTCACTAATGAAACAAATGTGCTTATGCTTGTTTTTGGGTATCCAAGTGACGTTTCAGTTTGACACAAATGATCAATTGCCGTTAAAGTTCCACTAATACCACAAGTACCGGCAAAGAATAGCAATAACATATCTATGCTGAAAAGGGTTGTGTCATTGTCGTCCCGGAGGTTCAAATATTTTAGCTTGCAGTTCAATTGCTCAGTTATTTTAGTCCTCTCGCATATAACTCCCGGAAGTATTATCCAACATATCTATTAGAGGTAAAAATGGAACTTTGGAGGCCTAAGAGATATTGAGGGGGTCTAAAAAGAAATCTCCACTATTTCTCTTCAGTGGCCCATTCAAATTTCTGAACCTAAAATTTTGACTTAACATGTCATGCCATTCAACAATAAATCAATGGCATTGCTTTTTACACTACTCTTTTTAACTGCACATACTCACTTCTTGCatccttttagtttttcttctttaagtGCAAGGAGCACCAAAACTCGcggaaaaaaagggaaaaatacaAGGAGGTGCTGCCAATATACGTAACACCAAAACAACCCCCCTTGAAAAACCCAAACCGCACCGGTTAAGAAACTAAAGGCAGACATATACCTATGAAAGGCGCATGCATACCCCTGCCTCACACTCAAACTGCGCCAAAGCAAAACAGACCCCCCCACAAAAAACCTGCAGGTCGAAGTTGTCATGACAGCAGGCCGCAAAACTGCTAAACAACACAGCAGGACAGAAGAAGGAAAGGCAAGGCAAACATCAGGAAGATAGAACCAGCAGACACACACCAACCAACTGTAGATTTCGAACCAAACCTTACGGCCTCCTAATCACCCTTGCAAGGCAAATTTTAGGATTCCAACACCATTCGAAAAATAGGCAAGCCGGCACATGCATCCTACTAAGCACCCATCTCCAAGACAACACTTTCACATCGTCCACAATTTCATCCACCCCAAAACCAAcctccttaaaaataaaattgt from Medicago truncatula cultivar Jemalong A17 chromosome 8, MtrunA17r5.0-ANR, whole genome shotgun sequence includes the following:
- the LOC120577314 gene encoding uncharacterized protein isoform X1, with amino-acid sequence MNDLHSLAYTNSLTYGSSLGWDYHNLGLLNSDNMSLIYDMAVMDASAASFSTQESDFSTGYLEDALVEFGESSKRRRLLTDDEQSKNTISIDDFDKFWNFNPVWHQPVENFYCMDQIERICGFSDEHNSTLRSRIIEQPNILLEDTKTTEETISASESPNSSSSSYKELLPLTISKTSRDTPHVSRTSDEVMRKKVVVRTTRVVYPFALVKPGGEEGDVTLNDINERILMPPTRPVRHPVGDFACRPCVSAQGPGLSGKAVVALTRIHTQGRRGTITIIRTKG
- the LOC120577314 gene encoding uncharacterized protein isoform X2; translated protein: MNDLHSLAYTNSLTYGSSLGWDYHNLGLLNSDNMSLIMDASAASFSTQESDFSTGYLEDALVEFGESSKRRRLLTDDEQSKNTISIDDFDKFWNFNPVWHQPVENFYCMDQIERICGFSDEHNSTLRSRIIEQPNILLEDTKTTEETISASESPNSSSSSYKELLPLTISKTSRDTPHVSRTSDEVMRKKVVVRTTRVVYPFALVKPGGEEGDVTLNDINERILMPPTRPVRHPVGDFACRPCVSAQGPGLSGKAVVALTRIHTQGRRGTITIIRTKG